From one Nocardioides sp. Kera G14 genomic stretch:
- a CDS encoding polyphosphate polymerase domain-containing protein gives MTALTADRLPDLAPITLDELVAEAELLARVDRKYIVPCAEAWDALADVRQEARILEIDGRREFGYHSTYLDTPALTSFLSSGRAQRGRWKVRTRSYLDTGGSWLEVKTGGPRGQNVKQRIEAPEDGTLTAEGLGFLAGIIGGGAADDLLPVLVTTYRRTTLLLPRSGARVTVDADLRWQSLAHGGGLDLPGRVVIETKTGSTPSEVDRLLWSRGHRPVRISKYGAGMAALHPDLPHLKWHRVMQQHLLPTSLTSRPSEGHSR, from the coding sequence ATGACCGCCCTGACCGCCGATCGGCTGCCCGACCTGGCGCCGATCACCCTCGACGAACTCGTCGCCGAGGCCGAACTGCTGGCCCGCGTCGACCGGAAGTACATCGTTCCCTGCGCCGAGGCCTGGGATGCGCTGGCCGACGTACGCCAGGAGGCACGGATCCTCGAGATCGACGGCCGGCGCGAGTTCGGCTACCACTCGACCTACCTCGACACTCCTGCCCTCACCAGCTTCCTGAGCTCCGGCCGGGCGCAACGAGGCCGGTGGAAGGTCCGCACTCGCTCCTACCTCGACACCGGCGGCAGCTGGCTCGAGGTCAAGACCGGCGGTCCCCGGGGCCAGAACGTCAAGCAGCGCATCGAGGCTCCGGAGGACGGCACCCTGACCGCCGAGGGGCTCGGCTTCCTCGCCGGGATCATCGGAGGCGGCGCAGCCGACGACCTCCTGCCCGTCCTCGTCACGACCTACAGGCGGACCACCCTCCTGCTTCCCCGGTCAGGCGCGCGCGTCACGGTTGATGCCGACCTTCGCTGGCAGTCGCTGGCGCACGGCGGTGGTCTCGACCTGCCGGGACGGGTGGTGATCGAGACCAAGACCGGGTCGACCCCCTCCGAGGTCGACCGCCTGCTGTGGTCCCGCGGCCACCGGCCGGTCCGGATCTCGAAGTACGGCGCCGGGATGGCCGCCCTCCACCCCGACCTGCCCCATCTCAAGTGGCACCGAGTGATGCAGCAGCACCTCCTCCCCACCTCACTCACCTCCCGACCCAGCGAAGGACACTCCCGATGA
- a CDS encoding carbohydrate-binding domain-containing protein has product MNLSRLRRGLAATAVSMTLVTLSACGASTTAGSSTTSSGSGSSTSVSAAAFTTPADTHADADDGDYDATDATMITLADGASTVDGDGASVKGDVVTITAAGTYILSGTLSDGQVVVNSTGEGKVKLVLDGVDLTSASTSPVVVTAADEAVVILADGSNNTLSDSSASGSDDDTEDAPTATLFSMADLTIAGSGSLDVTGASNDAIASKDGLVILSGTIKVDAVDDGIRGKDYLAIEGGTVSVTAGGDGLKSDNDTTGELGWIQLDAGTVSVSAGSQGADAVGAIYVADGTLTIPKSEEGLQAAVITISGGTVAITASDDGINATSHTAQGGSEQAEDGVLATISGGTVTIAAGSDGLDSNGSATISGGTVAISAQTGGGGNGALDVNGTLTAPDVATVDTSGVGSGERVTLTDADGTVVASFVRTGTATSQVVLADGLTSGETYTVYTGDSTSATSVDGLTKAGTVTATDSSAASTSMGGGGGRGGGFGGGPGGRPGSTSDSQGTSS; this is encoded by the coding sequence ATGAACCTCTCCCGCCTCCGCCGTGGCCTCGCCGCCACCGCGGTCTCCATGACGCTCGTGACGCTCAGCGCGTGTGGCGCCTCCACCACCGCCGGCTCCTCCACCACAAGCTCCGGCTCCGGCTCGAGCACCAGTGTGAGTGCCGCGGCCTTCACCACCCCGGCCGACACCCACGCCGATGCCGACGACGGTGATTACGACGCCACGGACGCGACCATGATCACCCTCGCGGACGGTGCGAGCACCGTCGACGGCGACGGTGCGAGCGTCAAGGGTGACGTCGTCACCATCACCGCGGCCGGCACCTATATCCTCTCCGGCACCCTGTCGGACGGCCAGGTCGTGGTGAACAGCACCGGCGAGGGCAAGGTCAAGCTCGTCCTCGACGGTGTCGACCTCACCTCTGCCTCCACCTCCCCTGTCGTGGTGACGGCGGCGGACGAGGCGGTCGTGATCCTCGCGGACGGCTCGAACAACACCCTCTCCGACTCCTCGGCCTCCGGTTCCGACGACGACACCGAGGACGCCCCGACCGCGACGCTCTTCTCGATGGCGGACCTCACGATCGCCGGCAGCGGCTCCCTCGACGTGACGGGCGCGAGCAACGACGCGATCGCCAGCAAGGACGGGCTGGTCATCCTGTCGGGCACCATCAAGGTCGACGCCGTCGACGACGGCATCCGCGGCAAGGACTACCTCGCCATCGAGGGTGGCACCGTCTCGGTGACGGCCGGCGGCGACGGCCTCAAGTCCGACAACGACACCACCGGTGAGCTCGGCTGGATCCAGCTCGACGCCGGCACCGTCAGCGTCTCGGCAGGCTCGCAGGGGGCCGACGCCGTCGGGGCGATCTACGTCGCAGACGGCACGCTGACCATCCCGAAGTCTGAGGAGGGCCTGCAGGCGGCCGTCATCACCATCTCCGGTGGCACGGTGGCGATCACCGCGAGCGACGACGGGATCAACGCCACCTCGCACACCGCGCAGGGCGGCAGCGAGCAGGCGGAGGACGGCGTCCTTGCCACGATCAGCGGCGGCACCGTCACCATCGCGGCCGGCAGCGACGGCCTCGACTCCAACGGCTCGGCCACCATCAGCGGTGGCACCGTCGCCATCAGCGCCCAGACCGGTGGCGGCGGCAACGGAGCCCTCGACGTCAACGGCACCCTGACCGCACCCGACGTCGCGACCGTCGACACGAGCGGTGTCGGATCCGGAGAGCGGGTGACCCTCACTGATGCCGACGGCACGGTCGTCGCCAGCTTCGTCCGGACCGGTACGGCGACCTCCCAGGTCGTCCTCGCCGACGGCCTGACCTCCGGCGAGACGTACACCGTCTACACCGGTGACTCGACGTCGGCGACGAGCGTCGACGGCCTGACCAAGGCCGGCACGGTGACCGCGACCGACTCCAGCGCAGCCTCGACGTCGATGGGCGGCGGCGGTGGCCGGGGCGGCGGCTTCGGCGGCGGACCCGGCGGCCGTCCCGGAAGCACCTCGGACTCGCAGGGCACGAGCTCATGA
- the fliP gene encoding flagellar type III secretion system pore protein FliP (The bacterial flagellar biogenesis protein FliP forms a type III secretion system (T3SS)-type pore required for flagellar assembly.) — MRSLLTPRSLWLLGATTAALVVAPGAVLGAAFAAPGGPAGPTKPDGPTVEVNLQGLTDKPSNSLVTIIVLTLLSVAPAILLTCTSFTKILVVLGLTRNALGLQTSPPNQVLAGLALFLSLFIMAPVVSQVSDAGIQPYLKGDKTTSQAWKAGIKPLQEFMLKNTDDHELMLLTSVAKRDLPKDREDVALSTLVPAFVLSELKDAFIIGFIIFIPFLVIDVVVSGALMALGMMMMPPVMVSLPFKLLLFVLVDGWALVIRALVGSYG, encoded by the coding sequence ATGCGCAGCCTCCTCACCCCGCGGTCCCTGTGGCTGCTCGGGGCGACGACCGCCGCCCTGGTGGTGGCGCCCGGTGCCGTGCTCGGCGCCGCCTTCGCGGCACCGGGTGGCCCCGCCGGGCCGACGAAGCCCGACGGCCCGACCGTCGAGGTCAACCTCCAGGGACTCACTGACAAGCCGAGCAACTCGCTCGTCACGATCATCGTCCTGACCCTGTTGTCCGTGGCGCCGGCGATCCTGCTGACCTGCACGAGCTTCACGAAGATCCTCGTGGTGCTGGGCCTGACGCGTAACGCGCTGGGCCTGCAGACCAGCCCGCCTAACCAGGTGCTGGCCGGTCTCGCGCTCTTCCTGAGCCTCTTCATCATGGCTCCCGTCGTATCCCAGGTGAGCGACGCCGGCATCCAGCCCTACCTCAAGGGCGACAAGACCACGTCCCAGGCGTGGAAGGCCGGCATCAAGCCGCTGCAGGAGTTCATGCTCAAGAACACCGACGACCACGAGCTGATGCTGCTCACCTCGGTCGCCAAGCGTGACCTCCCGAAGGACCGCGAGGACGTCGCGCTCAGCACCCTCGTCCCGGCGTTCGTCCTCAGCGAGCTCAAAGACGCCTTCATCATCGGCTTCATCATCTTCATCCCGTTCCTCGTCATCGACGTGGTCGTCTCGGGAGCCCTGATGGCGCTGGGCATGATGATGATGCCGCCGGTGATGGTGTCGCTCCCCTTCAAGCTGCTGCTCTTCGTCCTCGTGGACGGATGGGCGCTCGTGATCCGCGCACTCGTCGGGAGCTACGGATGA
- a CDS encoding flagellar biosynthetic protein FliR, which yields MTANITLDGAQIMAFLLASVRIVAWLVVAPPFNTRSIPVMAKVVLAVGLAMVVSGTIADDRLPTTTPELLMTALNQVLIGLSMGFVVQLLFTAISMAGAMIDNFGQFAMVAAYDPLAMTSNSVFGRFYQWIATAIMVVSGAHLIVIGGLLKTFEFLPLDGTPDFSGWQPVTMTAFRMLLTTSVQIALPLVAVLFIADLALALLTKVAPALNAMSIMFPAKIGLTLLLVGASFPMLPKVVDMLSNLSLEAMSTMSGAS from the coding sequence ATGACAGCGAACATCACCCTCGACGGAGCGCAGATCATGGCGTTCCTCCTGGCCAGCGTGCGGATCGTCGCCTGGCTCGTCGTCGCGCCGCCCTTCAACACCCGCTCCATCCCGGTCATGGCCAAGGTGGTCCTGGCGGTCGGCCTGGCGATGGTCGTCTCCGGCACGATCGCCGACGACCGGCTCCCGACCACGACCCCCGAGCTGCTGATGACCGCGCTCAACCAGGTCCTCATCGGGCTGTCGATGGGGTTCGTCGTGCAACTGCTCTTCACGGCGATCTCCATGGCCGGCGCGATGATCGACAACTTCGGCCAGTTCGCCATGGTGGCGGCGTACGACCCGCTGGCCATGACCAGCAACTCGGTCTTCGGCCGGTTCTACCAGTGGATCGCGACGGCGATCATGGTCGTCTCCGGAGCGCACCTCATCGTGATCGGCGGGCTGCTGAAGACCTTCGAGTTCCTGCCGCTCGACGGCACACCGGACTTCAGCGGCTGGCAGCCGGTCACCATGACCGCCTTCCGGATGCTGCTCACCACGAGCGTCCAGATCGCGCTGCCGCTGGTGGCCGTGCTCTTCATCGCCGACCTCGCGCTGGCACTGCTCACCAAGGTCGCGCCTGCGCTCAACGCGATGAGCATCATGTTCCCCGCCAAGATCGGACTCACGCTGCTTCTCGTCGGAGCGAGCTTCCCCATGCTGCCCAAGGTGGTCGACATGCTCAGCAACCTCTCCCTCGAGGCCATGTCCACCATGTCGGGAGCCAGCTGA
- a CDS encoding flagellar biosynthetic protein FliO, with the protein MLGSSSEGAGLDDTIGLVLRLVFSLALVLGLLLLIAKFANRRFKGRSGAAIQVVHRQQLSRSSSVAVVTVGTRVLVLGSTEQQVTLLTEVEPDEVGLDPDTMLPEDQPSQHAERATAPLRKGASFRPHGPLGGSILSPDTWRQTWAQLRGEVDRAVDVPDEKQAS; encoded by the coding sequence ATGCTCGGCTCCTCCAGCGAGGGAGCCGGGCTGGACGACACCATCGGACTCGTCCTTCGTCTGGTCTTCTCCCTGGCCCTGGTCCTCGGGCTGCTCCTCCTCATCGCGAAGTTCGCGAACCGCCGTTTCAAGGGCCGCTCCGGTGCGGCGATCCAGGTCGTCCACCGTCAGCAGCTCAGCCGCTCCAGCTCGGTCGCCGTCGTCACCGTCGGCACCCGCGTCCTCGTCCTCGGTAGCACCGAGCAGCAGGTCACGCTCCTGACCGAGGTCGAGCCGGACGAGGTCGGCCTCGACCCCGACACGATGCTTCCCGAGGACCAGCCGAGCCAGCACGCCGAAAGGGCGACCGCGCCCCTCCGAAAGGGCGCTTCCTTCCGCCCCCACGGACCACTCGGCGGCTCGATCCTCAGCCCCGACACGTGGCGGCAGACGTGGGCGCAGCTCCGCGGCGAGGTCGACCGGGCTGTCGACGTACCGGACGAGAAGCAGGCCTCCTGA
- a CDS encoding flagellar biosynthesis protein FlhB encodes MAEAGEDRSEKPTGKKKGEARKEGRIARTPELGSWISLLVVGFVIGPLLSRELTSLQRLFHESLRSIEDPSVPVALRMLRDGGRQMFFAVLTLSVIVLAIGVVASVAQGGFLMAPKRIKPKFSQLNLIKGFKHLFGKETLWKGAKMLIKSAIVGLVAWRAIVEIMPLVGGLVPVDVVLGLVRVRALALIRTIGLIGLGFAIADYVITRRRHNKSLMMTKSEVKQEFKNSEGDPLVKNAIRSKQRAMARQRMIADVADADVLLVNPTHIAIALKYDADKGAPRVVARGAGAIAQKIRLAAAENRVPLVHDVPLARALYRSCTVGSEIPRELWSAVAQVLAFVITRRNKGQYGGEHRTPRPHSREPLPEVPPAGRRRPRVTTTQEHLA; translated from the coding sequence ATGGCCGAGGCGGGCGAGGACAGGAGCGAGAAGCCCACAGGCAAGAAGAAGGGCGAGGCCCGCAAGGAGGGCCGGATCGCCCGCACCCCCGAGCTGGGCTCCTGGATCTCCCTGCTCGTCGTCGGCTTCGTCATCGGCCCGCTCCTCTCCCGCGAGCTCACCTCCCTCCAGCGCCTCTTCCACGAGAGCCTCCGGAGCATCGAGGACCCCAGCGTGCCGGTCGCCCTGCGGATGCTGCGCGACGGCGGGCGGCAGATGTTCTTCGCGGTCCTCACGCTCTCCGTCATCGTGCTCGCCATCGGCGTCGTCGCCTCGGTCGCCCAGGGCGGGTTCCTGATGGCGCCGAAGCGGATCAAGCCGAAGTTCAGCCAGCTCAACCTGATCAAGGGCTTCAAGCACCTCTTCGGCAAGGAGACCCTGTGGAAGGGCGCGAAGATGCTGATCAAGTCGGCGATCGTGGGCCTCGTCGCCTGGCGGGCGATCGTCGAGATCATGCCGCTGGTGGGCGGCCTGGTGCCGGTCGACGTGGTGCTCGGGCTGGTCCGCGTCCGGGCCCTCGCGCTGATCCGGACGATCGGCCTGATCGGTCTCGGTTTCGCCATCGCGGACTACGTCATCACGCGCCGCAGGCACAACAAGTCACTCATGATGACCAAGTCCGAGGTGAAGCAGGAGTTCAAGAACTCCGAGGGCGACCCACTCGTGAAGAACGCGATCCGCTCGAAGCAGCGCGCGATGGCCCGCCAGCGGATGATCGCCGACGTCGCCGACGCCGACGTGCTCCTCGTGAACCCGACCCACATCGCGATCGCGCTGAAGTACGACGCCGACAAGGGCGCGCCGCGTGTCGTGGCCCGCGGCGCCGGCGCGATCGCGCAGAAGATCCGCCTCGCCGCGGCGGAGAACCGCGTGCCGCTGGTCCACGACGTGCCGCTGGCGCGTGCGCTCTACCGCTCGTGCACCGTCGGCTCCGAGATCCCACGCGAGCTCTGGTCCGCCGTCGCGCAGGTCCTCGCCTTCGTGATCACTCGGCGGAACAAGGGGCAGTACGGCGGCGAGCACCGCACCCCGCGCCCTCACAGCCGCGAGCCGCTCCCCGAGGTCCCGCCCGCCGGCCGGCGACGCCCCCGGGTGACCACCACGCAGGAGCATCTCGCCTGA
- a CDS encoding GtrA family protein, whose translation MSTQPLRPAPFILIPAYQPGATLPLLVGELRGLRPDVDVLVVDDGSGPVFRAVFAAAAAAGARVEHLQVNGGKGHALKVGMGMLAGLGRPVVSADADGQHSAADILRVADSTGDAPDHLVLGVRAFDTTVPVRSRLGNDATRLLFRLATGQRLRDTQTGLRGFPAPLLPWLVGIEGERYEYELTMLLRAARSGLELRTIPIETIYLDDNASSHFRPVADSMRIYLPLLGFLASSLLAFTVDVVALIAFSSVLDSLLAAVVAARVTSASLNFVVNRRMVFDRHRESRVSRSAWRYALLATGLLALNYLVLSGLQGLGAPLLLAKLGTEVALVVISYSVQSRVVFSAPRRRPADADSLQPS comes from the coding sequence ATGTCGACCCAGCCGCTGAGACCGGCGCCCTTCATCCTGATTCCCGCCTACCAGCCGGGGGCGACCCTGCCACTGCTGGTGGGCGAGCTCCGCGGCCTCCGCCCCGACGTCGACGTCCTGGTCGTGGATGACGGCTCCGGCCCCGTGTTCCGTGCGGTCTTCGCCGCCGCGGCGGCAGCGGGCGCCCGCGTCGAACACCTGCAGGTCAACGGAGGCAAGGGCCACGCGCTCAAGGTCGGCATGGGAATGCTCGCCGGGCTGGGCAGACCCGTCGTCTCTGCGGATGCCGACGGACAGCACAGCGCGGCGGACATCCTGCGGGTGGCCGACTCCACCGGCGACGCGCCGGACCACCTGGTCCTCGGCGTACGCGCGTTCGACACCACCGTGCCGGTCCGCAGCCGCCTCGGCAACGACGCGACCCGACTGCTCTTCCGGCTCGCCACCGGACAGCGACTGCGCGACACCCAGACGGGGCTCCGTGGCTTCCCCGCACCCCTGCTGCCATGGCTCGTCGGGATCGAGGGCGAACGCTACGAGTACGAGCTGACCATGCTACTGCGCGCAGCCAGGTCAGGACTGGAGCTGCGGACGATCCCGATCGAGACCATCTACCTCGACGACAACGCCTCGTCCCACTTCCGCCCCGTGGCGGACTCGATGCGGATCTACCTGCCCCTGCTGGGCTTCCTGGCCTCCTCGCTCCTGGCGTTCACGGTGGACGTGGTGGCTCTGATCGCCTTCAGCTCCGTGCTGGACTCGCTGCTAGCGGCCGTGGTCGCGGCACGGGTGACCAGCGCCTCGCTCAACTTCGTGGTCAACCGCCGCATGGTCTTCGACCGCCATCGGGAGTCCCGGGTGTCCCGCTCGGCGTGGCGCTATGCCCTGCTGGCGACCGGGCTCCTGGCGCTCAACTACCTCGTCCTGTCCGGCCTCCAGGGCCTGGGCGCACCGCTCCTGCTCGCCAAGCTGGGCACCGAGGTGGCACTGGTGGTCATCAGCTACAGCGTCCAGAGCCGCGTCGTGTTCTCCGCCCCGAGACGCCGGCCGGCCGACGCCGATTCCTTGCAGCCTTCCTAA
- a CDS encoding DUF4956 domain-containing protein, with the protein MSQSVLYLADLAAISLLVFGFFLRRHHRPELIVAFLTTNIGVLAVSTALTTSTIGAGLGLGLFGILSIIRLRSEELTQTEIAYYFGALTLGLLAGLDSTPGATDLGLMALVLVAIAVGDHPRVAPRPKSQQILVDRAYLDETALRAHLEGILGATIVSTKVVRTDIVNDTTLVDVRYRLSAAELTVPTPMPEVVR; encoded by the coding sequence ATGTCTCAGTCCGTTCTGTACCTTGCCGACCTCGCCGCGATCTCGCTGCTCGTCTTCGGGTTCTTCCTCCGGAGGCACCATCGTCCGGAGCTGATCGTCGCCTTCCTGACGACCAACATCGGCGTCCTCGCCGTGAGCACCGCGCTCACCACCAGCACCATCGGGGCCGGCCTCGGACTGGGGCTCTTCGGGATCCTGTCGATCATCCGCCTGCGCTCCGAGGAGCTCACCCAGACCGAGATCGCCTACTACTTCGGAGCTCTGACCCTCGGTCTCCTCGCCGGCCTGGACTCCACTCCGGGCGCAACGGACCTCGGACTGATGGCCCTCGTCCTCGTCGCCATCGCGGTCGGCGACCACCCCCGGGTCGCGCCCCGGCCGAAGAGCCAGCAGATCCTCGTCGACCGCGCCTACCTCGACGAGACCGCCCTGCGCGCCCACCTCGAGGGCATCCTCGGCGCCACGATCGTCTCGACGAAGGTCGTGCGCACGGACATCGTCAACGACACGACGCTGGTCGACGTCCGCTACCGGCTCTCCGCCGCTGAGCTCACCGTCCCGACGCCGATGCCTGAGGTCGTCCGATGA
- a CDS encoding response regulator transcription factor: MTQTQTELLRADGSPLRILVVDDETNIAELICMALRYEGWETAMAHTGLKAVNAAREFEPDAVVLDVMLPDFDGVEVLRRIRGLRPELPVVFLTARDAVEDRIAGLSAGGDDYVTKPFSLEEVIVRLRGLLRRAGARQVDASSQLTVGDLTMDEDAHEVRRAGEEINLTPTEFQLLRYMMRNPKRVLSKAQMLDRVWNYDFAGQDNVVELFISYLRKKIDAGREPMIHTMRGVGYVLKPAAGTSSA; the protein is encoded by the coding sequence ATGACCCAGACCCAGACGGAGCTCCTCCGCGCCGACGGATCACCGCTGCGGATACTCGTCGTCGATGACGAGACCAACATCGCGGAGCTGATCTGCATGGCGCTGCGCTACGAGGGCTGGGAGACGGCCATGGCCCACACGGGCCTCAAGGCGGTCAACGCGGCCAGGGAGTTCGAACCGGACGCCGTCGTCCTCGACGTCATGCTCCCCGACTTCGACGGCGTGGAGGTGCTGCGACGTATCCGCGGCTTGCGCCCGGAGCTCCCGGTCGTGTTCCTCACCGCACGCGACGCGGTCGAGGACAGGATCGCAGGACTCTCCGCGGGCGGCGACGACTACGTCACCAAGCCGTTCAGCCTCGAGGAGGTCATCGTACGCCTTCGCGGGCTGCTCCGTCGGGCCGGCGCCCGTCAGGTGGACGCCTCCTCGCAGCTGACCGTCGGGGACCTCACCATGGACGAGGACGCCCACGAGGTCCGGCGCGCCGGCGAGGAGATCAACCTGACGCCGACCGAGTTCCAGCTGCTGCGCTACATGATGCGCAATCCGAAGCGGGTGCTCTCCAAGGCGCAGATGCTGGATCGGGTGTGGAACTACGACTTCGCGGGCCAGGACAACGTGGTCGAGCTCTTCATCTCCTACCTGCGCAAGAAGATCGACGCCGGTCGCGAGCCCATGATCCACACCATGCGCGGCGTGGGCTACGTGCTCAAGCCCGCCGCCGGTACGTCGAGCGCCTGA
- a CDS encoding phosphodiester glycosidase family protein — protein MSAGRRAVSRRAFLVGGAAVALSAGSASAWALDRYVVDHVDVSDTSAYEAASGSTGTTLDTSEATATDSQWSADGTTVKVSTVKSGSGSDALAYFVADLVLTDATVLRTGFANGEFGQNIVENTSTIAKANNAVFAVNGDYYGFRSTGMEVRNGVAYRDSGAREGIAFYQDGHVELYDETTTSAKALVDNGAWTTLSFGPALVKGGKVLDGIDDVEIDTNFGNHSIQGRQPRTAVGVIDTNHLVFVVVDGRSEGYSRGVTMTELAEIFTSLGAQTAYNLDGGGSSTMYFQGDVINRPSNNGGSERGVSDILYIAG, from the coding sequence ATGAGCGCCGGACGTCGCGCGGTCAGCCGCCGAGCGTTCCTCGTGGGCGGGGCCGCCGTGGCCCTGTCCGCGGGCAGCGCGAGCGCCTGGGCCCTCGACCGCTACGTCGTCGATCACGTCGACGTCTCCGACACCTCGGCCTACGAGGCGGCCTCAGGCAGCACGGGCACCACGCTGGACACCTCGGAGGCCACGGCCACCGACTCACAGTGGAGTGCCGACGGCACCACGGTGAAGGTCTCGACGGTGAAGAGCGGCTCTGGGAGCGACGCCCTCGCGTACTTCGTCGCCGACCTCGTCCTCACCGACGCGACCGTCCTGCGCACGGGGTTCGCGAACGGGGAGTTCGGCCAGAACATCGTGGAGAACACCTCGACCATCGCGAAGGCGAACAACGCGGTCTTCGCGGTCAACGGTGACTACTACGGGTTCCGGAGCACGGGGATGGAGGTGCGCAACGGCGTCGCCTATCGCGACAGCGGCGCTCGGGAGGGCATCGCCTTCTATCAGGACGGCCACGTCGAGCTCTACGACGAGACCACGACCAGCGCCAAGGCGCTCGTGGACAACGGGGCCTGGACGACGCTGTCCTTCGGACCGGCGCTGGTCAAGGGCGGCAAGGTCCTCGACGGCATCGACGACGTCGAGATCGACACCAACTTCGGCAACCACTCCATCCAGGGGCGCCAGCCGCGCACGGCCGTCGGCGTGATCGACACCAACCACCTGGTGTTCGTCGTCGTCGACGGTCGCTCGGAGGGATACAGCCGAGGGGTCACGATGACGGAGCTGGCCGAGATCTTCACCTCTCTGGGAGCGCAGACGGCCTACAACCTCGACGGTGGCGGCTCGTCGACGATGTACTTCCAGGGCGACGTCATCAACCGGCCGAGCAACAACGGCGGCTCCGAGCGAGGCGTCTCCGACATCCTCTACATCGCGGGGTGA
- a CDS encoding flagellar biosynthetic protein FliQ, which yields MIPHLIAATPLEITDSTIIELALKTMLVAAKLSAPFLVTSLVIGFTISLFQSMTQIQEATLAFVPKVIGVAMALLFCGNWMLHTMITFTTQLFERIPSLLN from the coding sequence ATGATCCCGCACCTCATCGCCGCGACTCCGCTGGAGATCACCGACAGCACGATCATCGAGCTGGCGCTCAAGACCATGCTCGTCGCGGCCAAGCTCTCGGCGCCCTTCCTGGTGACCTCCCTGGTCATCGGGTTCACGATCTCGCTCTTCCAGTCGATGACCCAGATCCAGGAGGCGACCCTCGCCTTCGTCCCGAAGGTGATCGGCGTCGCGATGGCGCTGCTCTTCTGCGGCAACTGGATGCTGCACACGATGATCACCTTCACGACGCAGCTCTTCGAGCGCATCCCCTCACTGCTCAACTGA